GAAGGCTTCAACAAGGCCATGCAGGAGCAGAAGGAAAAGGCCTCGGCTTCCTGGAAAGGTTCGGGAGAAAAAGGCGTGTCGCCTGTGCTCATGGATTTCCTCAAGACAAAGCCCGAGGGCGTTGCGTTCACCGGCTACGGCTCGGTGAAAGGCGAGGGGACCGTGATCGCCCTGTACAAGGACCAGACGCTGGTAGAGAGCGCGAAGTTGGGAGACGAAGTCGAAGTGATCGTTGACCAAACGCCGTTTTATGGCGAGTCGGGCGGCCAGGTGGGCGACGCGGGCAGCGCCTACAACGAAAACGTTCTGATGGAAATACAGGACGCCTTGAAACCCCTGCCGAACCTGATCTTGCACAAGGCGAAGATCGAAAACGGATCGCTCAAAACCGGCGACACGCTGACGCTGGAAGTGGACCCGGAGCGGCGCAACAGCACCGCCCTGAATCACTCCGCAACGCATCTCCTGCACGCCGCGCTCAAGGAAACTCTGGGCGATCATATCAAACAGGCGGGGTCGCTGGTCACGCCGGATCGCTTGCGTTTCGACTACACCCATTTCTCCGCGCTCAGCGATAAGGAAAAAGAAAAAATCGAATGGATGGTCAACGACAAGATTCGCGAAAACATCATGGTTGAAACCCGCGAAATGGAAATCGACGAAGCCCTCAAGGAAGGCGCGACCGCCTTGTTCGGCGAGAAATACGGCGAGAGCGTGCGCGTTGTCTCCGTGCCCGGATTCAGCAAGGAATTGTGCGGCGGCACACATGTCGGGTCGACGGGAAGCATCGGCCTGTTCCTCATCACTCACGAAGGTAGCGTGGCCTCCGGCGTTCGCCGCATCGAAGCCGTCACCGGCCCGACCGCCCTCAGATCCGTGCGGCGCGAAATGAACGCCCTGTCTTCCATCCGCTCCGTCCTCAAGGCCCAGCCGGATGAGGAAGTGCAGAAATTGAAGAAGAGCCTCGAAAAAAACAAGGAACTGGAAAAAACCGTGGCTTCGCTCAAAGAGAAACTGGTCAGCGGTAAAAGCTCGGGCATGCTGGAAGGCGTCGAAGTCATCGACGGCGTCAATGCGCTCATCAAAAAGCTGGATGAAGTGGACGCCAAAACCCTGCGCAGTTTCATCGACAACGCCAAGAACCAGATGAAATCCGGCATCGTCGTGGCGGGCACGGCTATGAACGGAAAGGTCCTGCTCGCCGCAGGCGTCACCGCCGATTTAACCAAAGACTATCACGCCGGAAACATCCTCAAGGAGATCGCGGGTATCGTCGGCGGAAGCGGGGGAGGGCGGCCGGATATGGCGCAAGCGGGAGGAACCCAGCCGGAGCATCTGGAGCAAGCCCTCAATCGCGCGCGCGAACTGGTCAAAAAATCCTGAAATTTTCAAGTATGCGCGCGAAGGTGTTATGAAAATTTTGTACTTTTAAGAGCGCTTGCTAACAGGCTAATAAACTCTGAAATTTTCAAGTATGCGCGCGGGTGGGTTCATGAAAATTCTATTCTTTTAAGAGTGCTTAGGAATGGGGCTATACACGCAGAAATTTTTTAAGTGTGCGCGTGAGCAGGTTATGAAAATTTTGTACTTTTAAGAGCGCTTGCTAACAGGTTCATAAACTCTGAAATTTTTCAAGTATGCGCGCGAGTCGGGCAGAGGTAAAATTGATAAGTATGAAAGCGCTTGCGTGCAGTTCTTAAAAATTTTTGAAAAATTTTAAATTTGCATTGCAGAGGTTCGGCAAGTCTATTACTCTTTTTTAATCCCAATTTTGTAAATATCACATCAAGGACGCGACAATGAATTCGAAGAAGAAAAAAGAACTCGAAGATAAATGGAAAGCCCTCGTGGTGAAGGCTGTGACGGATGAAGATTATAAACGCGAACTGGTGGATCAACCCGTTGAGAAAATGAACGCCGAAGGCATCCCGCTTCCCGAAGGCGTCGACGTGAAGGTGACGGGCAAGGGGCCGGACAAACGCTTTTCTCTGGTCGCCCAGACGAAAGCCAGCGATGAAGTGAAAGAAGAAATCAAGTGGTGGACCCTGCGCCTGGAAATGACCCGCGAGTTCGGTCAGGAACACAGGAAAGTGGGCATAGACGCCGCCGCGCCGGGAGAAGGCGAAGACGTATAGAGTGTCGCACGGTTTCAATCCCTGTCCCGCTCTTACAAGAGAAACGGGAGGAATGGCAGTATAAGATAAAGAAAAATATGCGCCCGTAGCTCAGCTGGATAGAGTGGCGGTTTCCGGTACCGTAGGTCGGAGGTTCGAATCCTCTCGGGCGCGCTCCTACACGGAGGGTGGCAGGGCCGGCGCCAGCAAATAAATCTGATTCGGCTAGCCAGCCTTGCTTCTGGAATTATCTATTCCGGAGCGACATTTCAAACAAGCGTTCAAGCCTTTTGGCTTGAACGCTTGTTTGCTTTCATACCTTTTCGGATAAAAATCCTCTCTTTATCAGAATAGCCCCCTTATTGATAAAGCATTCAAGTTATTAACTTTTTGCTGGTTTGGGGCTTCAGATTTCGTTAAAGTATTTGCATACATTTACATTTTATTCTCTCCGATATACCGGAGCCAATGGATTGGCTCGGGCGAATTTTGCAAAGGGATTTGAGCCATTTTTAGAAAATTCATTCTTTTCATTTTATTGTTAGTTGCGCTTGGCGTGTTGTTTTGGGAAAACGGCGGAAGTCGTCTGATCGATCCGGGAAAATTTTCCGTGAAAGGGACGATCGCTTATCTGGAACAACTCGGTTCTTTTCTGAAGAAGGAAGACTCCGCGAATGGATCTTCGCGAAGAGGGCGCGGTTCGGGTTCTGCGGTGAAGGTTCTCGTTCAACCGATTGTGATGTCTTCCAACGACCGGGTGTTTGAGGCGGTGGGCACGGGTCGGGCGCGCTTGTCGGTGCAAGTATTCCCCGCCGTGTCGGAAGAGGTGGTGGAAGTATTGTTCAAGGCCCAGGACAAGGTGGCGAAGGGCGACATTCTGGTGCGACTGGATGACCGCGAGGAAAGGCTGGCGGTTCAGAAGGCGGAAATCGAATTGAAGAATCTGCACAGTCTGCTGGGTCGTTACGAGAAGGCGGTGAAGGAGGGAGCGGTTCCTGAAAGCGAAGTGGATTCGGCGCGCGCCGATTTCGAAGCGGCGCAGGTGACTCTGGACGAGGCGCGGCTGGCGGTGGAGGAGCGTCTGGTGAGGGCGCCTTTCGACGGCGTGCTCGGGATTCCCAACATCGACCCCGGCGACCGTGTCAGCCCCAGCGCTTCGATTGCGACTCTGGACGACCGAAAAATTTTACATGTTGATTTTGAAGTGCCCGAAGCGCTGGCGGGTTCGCTGATGAAGGCGCAGGAGGAGAAGCGCAGGATCGCGGCGACGACTCCGGCTTATCCGGGGCGCATGTTCACGGCCAATATCTCGGCTCAGCAGAGCCGACTGGATTCCGGTCGGCGCACCTTGACGGCGCGGGCCAGCATTAAGAATGACGACGATACTTTACTTCCCGGCATGTCCTTTACGGTACGCTGGGAGGTTCTCGATAAAGAGTATCTCACTGTCCCTGAAATTTCCCTGCAATGGGGGCGCGAGGGTTCCTTCCTCTGGATCGTTCGAGAGAAAAAAGCGGAGAAAATTTATGCGCGGGTGATTGCGCGCCGAGCAGGCCAGGTCCTTCTGGAAGGGAAGATTGCAGAAGGGGAGAATGTCGTGGTCGAAGGGATTCAACGCCTGCGTCCCGGCACAGAAGTTGAAATTCTCGGAGCGGAAAACTAATGCATGGCATGGGTAATAGCCTGACCGCCCTGGGCGTGCGAAGGCCGGTGCTGATCGCCGTCGTCAATCTGCTCATCATGCTGGCGGGTCTGGGAAGCATCATGGGCGTCGACGTGCGCGAGCTTCCCGACGTGGACCGGCCCATCGTCAGCGTGCGCGCGATTTATGAAGGCGCGTCGCCGGAGACGATGGATACCGAAGTCACCAGTATTCTCGAAGGCGCGGTGGCGCGTGTTTCCGGCGTCAAGAGCATCGAGTCTTCCAGCGAAGAAAACAACATGCGCATGCGCGCCGAGTTCGATCCCGGTTACGACCTGAACGATGCGGCGAGCGATGTGCGCGAAGCGGTCAATCGCGTGCAACGGGAACTGCCGGACGACATCGAACAACTCGTTGTGCTCAAGGCGGACGACGACGCAGACCCCATCGTACAAATTTCCGCTTACAGCAATACCCTTTCCAAACAGGGGCTGGCGAATCGCATTGAAAAGGACGTGGCGCCGGAACTGCTGTCCATTCCCGGCGTGGCCGACGTGCGACTGGACGGCGACCAGCCGCAGGTCATGCGCGTTCTGCTCGATCCTGCCCGTCTTGCCGGATACCATTTGTCGGCTTCGGATGTGGTCGCGATTCTGCGCGAAGCCAGCTTCGACGTTCCGGCGGGCAGTTACGAGTCCGAAGATCAGGAATTGATCGTGCGCGCTTACGCTTCGGTCGTCGACCCCGATAAAATCAAACGTCTGCATATCAAAGACAATATTCGTATCGAAGACATTGGCGATGTGTTTTTTGCGCCGATGGAGGCGGAGTCCTATTCCCTGCTCAACGGTCGCCTGGTGATCGGCATGGGGGTGGTGCGTCAGGCGGGGTCGAACACCATCGAGATTTCCAGCGAAGTCGCCAAGCGCATTGAAAAAATCAATCAACGTTCGCGCGATTTCACTCTGGTCATCACCTCCGACGACGCGATCTATATCCGCGGCGCCTTGAAAGAGGTCATGCTCACGCTGGGCTTTTCCATCGTTATCGTTCTGATCGTCATCGCTGTTTTTCTGGGCCAGTGGCGCGCGGTTTTGATTCCCGCCGTGACCATGCCGATTTCATTGATCGGCACCATTGCGGCGATCTGGCTGTTTGGCTTTTCCATCAATTTGCTGACGCTCCTCGCGCTGGTGCTGGCGACGGGTTTGATCGTCGACGACGCGATCGTCGTGCTGGAAAATATTCAGCGGCGGCGCTCCGAAGGGCTGGGGGGCATGGCGGCGGCGGTGCTGGGCACGCGCCAGGTGTTCTTCGCGGTGATCGCGACCACGGTCACGCTGGTGTCCGTCTTTGTTCCCATTGCGTTCCTGCCCGGCGAGACCGGGCGCATGTTCCGCGAGTTCGGGCTGGTGCTGGCGATTGCCGTTATCATCAGTTCCTTTGTTGCGGTGACCCTGTGTCCGATGATGGCGTCGCGTTTGCCGGAGATGTCGCGCAGAAATTTTCTCAAGGCCGCATTCACTAATTCGATGAACGCAATCGGGCGGGTACTCAGCCGTATTTATCTGACAACCCTGAGCGGCTTGCTGTCCTGGTCTTTCCTTGCGGTTCCCATCGCCCTGTCGATCGTCGGCGTCGGCGTTCTTGGTTTTCTGCAATTGAATCATGAACTCCTGCCGCGCGAAGATCGCGGCACGCTCCGCGTTTTGCTGACCGGACCGGACGGCGCTTCGCTGGCCTACTCCGATCGCCAGTCGCGAAAAGTAGAGGCGGTCCTGCGCTCCTATCAGGAAGAGGGCATTGTTCTGGACATTTATACGATTGTCGGGCGCTGGGACAAGAATCGCACCTACACGATGGCGACATTGAAGAACTGGGAAGATCGCAACATCAGCCAGATGGAACTCGCCAAGGACATCAACAAGGCGCTTTCCGATTTGCCGGGCGCTCAGGTTCGCATCTTTCAGGACAACAGTCTCAATATTCGCGGCGCCGGTTCCGGTCTGGAGATCGCTCTGGTGGGCAACGATTATCAGGAATTGTCGAAAGCCGCCGATATGTTTTCCGAAGCTCTGCTCAAGAAGATTCCTGAAATCGAGGACGTGCGAATTCAGTTCGACACCTCCCAGCCGGAGTTGTCGTTCAATATTGACCGGGAAAAAGCGCGCGACCTCGACGTGCCGATGGAGCGCATCTCTGAAACGCTCAAGGTGATGGTTGATAAATTCGAACTGATCGACCTGAGCATCGCCGATCAGGCCGTTCCGATCATGGTCGGTTCTTCGCTCGGGGCGATCAACGACCCGGGCGACCTGCTGAATATTTTTGTCACCAACACGCGCGACGAACTGGTACCCCTGAGCGCGATGATCGAGGTTCACGAGAAG
This window of the Candidatus Nitrohelix vancouverensis genome carries:
- the alaS gene encoding alanine--tRNA ligase, which produces MTGDELRQAFLDYFKGKGHHSVSSCSLIPQNDPTLLFTNAGMVQFKNIFLGEETSEHSRAVSCQKCVRAGGKHNDLEMVGRTARHHTFFEMLGNFSFGDYFKRDAIEYAWEFLTQNLGIPKDRLYASVFREDDEAYEFWKNDIHMPTERIFRMDEKDNFWAMGNTGPCGPCSEIYIDQGKELGCGKPDCTVGCDCDRYLEIWNLVFMQYDRDEAGKLSPLPKPCIDTGMGLERLTAVMQGRTSNYHGDLLMRHIQETASVTHQNYLKNKETDVSIRVITDHARATAFLIGDGVLPSNEGRGYVLRRIIRRALRHGKLLNQKDPFFYRIVNHVVEQFSSVYPDLKTHSEFIEKVALNEEESFGNTLTYGTQKLEEVLARVRKDQQKVIPGDEVFKLYDTFGFPVDLVEETARDEGLALDMEGFNKAMQEQKEKASASWKGSGEKGVSPVLMDFLKTKPEGVAFTGYGSVKGEGTVIALYKDQTLVESAKLGDEVEVIVDQTPFYGESGGQVGDAGSAYNENVLMEIQDALKPLPNLILHKAKIENGSLKTGDTLTLEVDPERRNSTALNHSATHLLHAALKETLGDHIKQAGSLVTPDRLRFDYTHFSALSDKEKEKIEWMVNDKIRENIMVETREMEIDEALKEGATALFGEKYGESVRVVSVPGFSKELCGGTHVGSTGSIGLFLITHEGSVASGVRRIEAVTGPTALRSVRREMNALSSIRSVLKAQPDEEVQKLKKSLEKNKELEKTVASLKEKLVSGKSSGMLEGVEVIDGVNALIKKLDEVDAKTLRSFIDNAKNQMKSGIVVAGTAMNGKVLLAAGVTADLTKDYHAGNILKEIAGIVGGSGGGRPDMAQAGGTQPEHLEQALNRARELVKKS
- a CDS encoding efflux RND transporter periplasmic adaptor subunit, whose protein sequence is MLVALGVLFWENGGSRLIDPGKFSVKGTIAYLEQLGSFLKKEDSANGSSRRGRGSGSAVKVLVQPIVMSSNDRVFEAVGTGRARLSVQVFPAVSEEVVEVLFKAQDKVAKGDILVRLDDREERLAVQKAEIELKNLHSLLGRYEKAVKEGAVPESEVDSARADFEAAQVTLDEARLAVEERLVRAPFDGVLGIPNIDPGDRVSPSASIATLDDRKILHVDFEVPEALAGSLMKAQEEKRRIAATTPAYPGRMFTANISAQQSRLDSGRRTLTARASIKNDDDTLLPGMSFTVRWEVLDKEYLTVPEISLQWGREGSFLWIVREKKAEKIYARVIARRAGQVLLEGKIAEGENVVVEGIQRLRPGTEVEILGAEN
- a CDS encoding efflux RND transporter permease subunit, with product MHGMGNSLTALGVRRPVLIAVVNLLIMLAGLGSIMGVDVRELPDVDRPIVSVRAIYEGASPETMDTEVTSILEGAVARVSGVKSIESSSEENNMRMRAEFDPGYDLNDAASDVREAVNRVQRELPDDIEQLVVLKADDDADPIVQISAYSNTLSKQGLANRIEKDVAPELLSIPGVADVRLDGDQPQVMRVLLDPARLAGYHLSASDVVAILREASFDVPAGSYESEDQELIVRAYASVVDPDKIKRLHIKDNIRIEDIGDVFFAPMEAESYSLLNGRLVIGMGVVRQAGSNTIEISSEVAKRIEKINQRSRDFTLVITSDDAIYIRGALKEVMLTLGFSIVIVLIVIAVFLGQWRAVLIPAVTMPISLIGTIAAIWLFGFSINLLTLLALVLATGLIVDDAIVVLENIQRRRSEGLGGMAAAVLGTRQVFFAVIATTVTLVSVFVPIAFLPGETGRMFREFGLVLAIAVIISSFVAVTLCPMMASRLPEMSRRNFLKAAFTNSMNAIGRVLSRIYLTTLSGLLSWSFLAVPIALSIVGVGVLGFLQLNHELLPREDRGTLRVLLTGPDGASLAYSDRQSRKVEAVLRSYQEEGIVLDIYTIVGRWDKNRTYTMATLKNWEDRNISQMELAKDINKALSDLPGAQVRIFQDNSLNIRGAGSGLEIALVGNDYQELSKAADMFSEALLKKIPEIEDVRIQFDTSQPELSFNIDREKARDLDVPMERISETLKVMVDKFELIDLSIADQAVPIMVGSSLGAINDPGDLLNIFVTNTRDELVPLSAMIEVHEKGVAAELDRHAQRRAIELDLGIPPGTALSKTLAQVQALAHELLPANVNILLLGEAATLEETSYEVAVTFLIALAVVLLVLAAQFESFGSALIVIFTVPFGLAAAIFALLQTGQSINLYSQIGLVMLVGLMTKNAILLIEFMDQMRDEGMNVRDAIMEGARVRLRPVTMTVLSTVLGSLPLILSEGPGAEARQAIGWVVFGGLGFSALFTLYLAPVGYYWIAPFIKPRSHAGQELDAQLRKAESKGVALEEAL